The following are encoded in a window of Prochlorococcus marinus CUG1417 genomic DNA:
- a CDS encoding proline--tRNA ligase, giving the protein MRVTTSFPLGTLRDTPSEAEIISHQLLLKAGYIRRVNSGIYAYMPIMLRVIEKISAIIEKELNSIGCTKLLLPQLHPADLWKKSERWEGYTAGEGIMFNLKDRQGKEFGLAPTHEEVITSIASETINSYKQLPQCFYQIQTKFRDEIRPRFGLMRSREFIMKDGYSFHSSENDLASFYEKVGNAYENIFKSCGLQTVGVEADSGAIGGASSKEFMVTADAGEDSILFTQSGSYAANIEKAVSLPSQPIPLKDNIAEWLETPNQKTILEVCSNNNLDPSQIVKVVIFLAQFEGKFEVPVLACIRGDQQINEVKLFNLINKLHHFNLLNLKKIEDKNTIEKNLVDLPFGFIGPDLDNKTIKASSNWKKKWTRIIDHSASDLSKFISGGNKVNFHKVFQEFSFDSKDYLIGDIRNAKKGDKVNIYDDEELKEKKGIEIGHIFQLGQKYSEKLNAKFSDRDGQLKNLWMGCYGIGVTRIAQAAIEQNHDQKGICWPIQISPFEVIIIPTNLKDPIQGDLTEQIYNNFLINKIDVLLDDRNDRAGVKFKDAELIGIPFQIIIGRDSINKEVELLCRTNNTKLKISTDKLLETFISESEIMYNKKS; this is encoded by the coding sequence ATGCGCGTGACCACCTCATTTCCTCTGGGGACACTTCGTGACACACCTTCTGAAGCTGAGATTATTTCACATCAATTACTATTAAAAGCTGGGTATATTCGCAGAGTTAACAGCGGTATTTATGCATACATGCCAATAATGCTTAGAGTTATTGAAAAAATATCCGCAATTATTGAGAAAGAACTTAATAGTATTGGTTGTACAAAATTACTATTACCCCAACTTCATCCTGCAGATTTATGGAAAAAAAGTGAAAGATGGGAAGGATATACCGCAGGTGAAGGAATAATGTTTAATCTCAAAGATAGACAAGGCAAAGAATTTGGTTTAGCACCAACTCACGAAGAGGTGATAACGAGTATTGCATCAGAGACCATCAACTCCTATAAGCAATTACCTCAATGTTTTTACCAAATTCAGACAAAATTTAGAGATGAAATAAGGCCAAGGTTTGGATTGATGAGAAGTAGAGAATTCATAATGAAAGATGGTTATTCTTTTCATTCTTCAGAAAACGATCTAGCTTCTTTCTATGAAAAAGTGGGCAATGCTTATGAAAATATTTTTAAATCTTGTGGACTGCAGACAGTAGGGGTTGAAGCTGATAGTGGAGCAATTGGCGGTGCTTCATCTAAGGAATTTATGGTCACTGCTGATGCTGGGGAAGATTCCATTTTGTTCACTCAAAGCGGTTCTTATGCTGCCAATATCGAAAAAGCTGTTTCTCTACCATCTCAACCTATCCCACTAAAGGATAATATTGCAGAGTGGTTGGAAACGCCTAATCAAAAAACAATCCTAGAAGTTTGCAGTAATAATAATTTAGACCCAAGTCAAATTGTTAAAGTAGTAATATTCCTTGCACAGTTCGAAGGTAAATTTGAGGTCCCAGTTCTTGCATGCATAAGAGGCGATCAACAAATTAATGAAGTAAAGCTTTTTAACTTAATCAATAAACTTCATCACTTCAATCTCCTTAATCTTAAAAAGATTGAAGACAAAAATACTATCGAAAAAAATCTAGTTGATTTACCCTTTGGTTTTATCGGGCCAGATTTAGATAATAAAACTATTAAAGCTAGTTCTAATTGGAAAAAAAAATGGACAAGAATAATTGACCATTCTGCAAGTGACCTTTCAAAGTTTATAAGTGGTGGGAATAAAGTTAATTTCCATAAAGTTTTTCAAGAATTTTCTTTTGATTCAAAAGACTATCTAATTGGGGATATCAGAAATGCCAAAAAAGGAGATAAAGTAAATATTTATGATGATGAAGAACTTAAAGAAAAAAAAGGTATCGAGATTGGACATATTTTCCAACTAGGTCAGAAATATAGTGAAAAATTAAATGCAAAGTTCTCTGATAGGGACGGTCAGTTAAAAAATTTATGGATGGGTTGTTACGGAATAGGAGTGACAAGAATAGCTCAAGCGGCTATCGAACAGAATCATGATCAAAAAGGAATTTGTTGGCCTATCCAGATTTCTCCTTTTGAAGTTATTATTATCCCAACTAACCTAAAAGATCCTATTCAAGGTGATCTTACTGAGCAAATCTATAACAACTTTTTAATTAATAAAATTGATGTCCTTCTTGATGATAGAAACGACAGGGCTGGAGTTAAATTTAAAGATGCGGAATTAATTGGTATTCCTTTTCAGATAATTATTGGCAGAGATTCAATTAATAAAGAAGTAGAACTTTTATGTAGAACAAATAATACTAAGCTTAAAATTAGTACTGATAAATTGTTAGAAACATTTATTTCCGAATCTGAAATAATGTACAATAAAAAGTCCTGA
- the lepB gene encoding signal peptidase I encodes MPNSIKSFLKEWGLLILLTFFVSSCRSFLAEPRYIPSGSMLPELQINDRLIIEKFSLRNSLPKRGDIVVFNSPYSFDKKLISSRSKPLPKKRYCFFMSFPPMSFIPGLRDQACDAYIKRVVALPGEIVSVNSNGELIINNKLIPEPYVSNKCSLSLFNNCGKFENIKVPEDHFLVLGDNRANSWDGRYWPGSKFLHKKEIIGKAYFRFWPLSQVGFFSK; translated from the coding sequence ATGCCTAATTCCATAAAAAGTTTTTTAAAAGAATGGGGTCTACTAATTCTATTAACTTTTTTTGTTTCTTCTTGTAGATCATTTTTAGCAGAACCACGTTATATCCCCTCTGGTTCAATGCTCCCAGAATTACAAATAAATGATAGGTTAATTATTGAAAAATTTTCACTAAGAAACTCTTTACCAAAAAGGGGAGATATTGTTGTTTTTAACTCACCTTACTCGTTTGACAAAAAATTAATTTCATCAAGATCTAAGCCTTTACCAAAAAAAAGATATTGTTTTTTTATGAGTTTCCCTCCAATGTCGTTTATTCCTGGCTTGAGGGATCAAGCTTGCGATGCTTATATTAAAAGAGTGGTGGCCCTTCCAGGAGAAATTGTAAGTGTAAACTCTAATGGTGAATTAATAATAAATAATAAATTAATTCCTGAACCCTATGTCTCTAATAAGTGCTCATTATCCCTATTTAATAATTGTGGTAAATTTGAAAACATAAAAGTGCCAGAAGATCATTTTTTGGTTTTAGGTGATAATAGGGCAAATAGCTGGGATGGAAGATATTGGCCTGGAAGTAAATTTCTTCATAAAAAAGAAATAATTGGTAAAGCATATTTCAGATTTTGGCCTCTTAGTCAAGTTGGCTTTTTCAGTAAATGA
- a CDS encoding histidine phosphatase family protein, producing the protein MAIRLVLVRHGLSSFNAKGLIQGRTDDSLLTDEGYEQARKAGKALSKINFDKIYSSPLVRAAETAKTIKKAFNKEQNIIFDDNLLEVDLSEWSGLKIDEIKEKFPEIYPIWKNDPENLILKRNDNKTHKPIQELFFQATNFVEDILKIYQDKDDINILVVGHNAILRCLILLLLGKPKQGFRKIRLENASFSILNISKKDDSFNTQIECLNQTSHLNKNIPNKIGDSRIFLIRHGETNWNKEGRFQGQIDIPLNENGRDQARRTFEYLRNISFNKAFSSSMHRPYETAQIILQNKKDLKIERIDSLVEISHGLWEGKLEAEIREEWPSLLKNWHDKPEEVIMPEGECIKDVSERSVEAFDKICLSQKDNDQTLIVAHDAVNKTLICNILGINYSNIWMIKQGNGGITIIDLFNDPNKPPVISALNITTHLGGILDSTASGAL; encoded by the coding sequence ATGGCTATAAGATTAGTTTTAGTTAGGCACGGACTAAGCAGTTTCAATGCAAAAGGATTAATTCAAGGAAGAACAGACGATTCATTATTAACCGATGAAGGATACGAACAAGCCCGAAAAGCAGGAAAAGCATTATCAAAAATAAACTTCGATAAAATCTATTCCTCCCCACTTGTGAGAGCAGCAGAGACAGCAAAAACAATTAAAAAGGCCTTCAATAAAGAACAAAATATTATATTCGATGATAATTTGCTAGAGGTAGATCTTAGTGAATGGTCTGGTCTAAAAATTGATGAAATAAAAGAGAAATTTCCAGAAATTTACCCTATATGGAAAAATGATCCAGAAAATCTTATCTTAAAAAGAAATGACAATAAAACTCATAAACCAATTCAAGAGTTATTTTTTCAAGCAACAAATTTTGTAGAAGATATTTTAAAAATTTATCAAGACAAAGATGATATAAATATTTTAGTTGTTGGACATAATGCAATTCTCAGATGTTTAATACTCTTGTTATTAGGAAAGCCTAAGCAAGGTTTTAGAAAAATAAGATTAGAAAATGCTTCTTTCTCGATACTCAATATTTCAAAGAAAGATGATTCTTTTAATACTCAAATTGAATGCTTAAATCAAACTTCCCATCTTAATAAAAATATTCCAAATAAAATTGGAGATTCCAGAATATTTCTAATAAGGCATGGTGAAACTAACTGGAACAAAGAAGGTAGATTTCAAGGCCAAATTGATATCCCTTTAAATGAAAACGGAAGAGATCAAGCTAGAAGGACTTTTGAATATTTGAGAAATATTTCTTTCAATAAGGCATTTTCAAGTTCAATGCATAGACCTTATGAAACTGCACAAATAATCCTTCAAAATAAAAAAGATTTAAAAATTGAGAGAATAGATTCGCTTGTAGAAATCAGTCACGGATTATGGGAGGGTAAATTGGAAGCAGAAATTAGAGAAGAGTGGCCTAGTTTACTAAAAAATTGGCATGATAAACCTGAAGAAGTAATAATGCCCGAAGGTGAATGTATAAAAGATGTATCAGAAAGGTCAGTAGAGGCTTTTGACAAAATTTGTTTATCTCAAAAGGATAATGATCAAACTCTCATAGTTGCTCATGATGCAGTCAATAAAACTCTAATTTGTAATATCCTTGGGATTAATTATTCAAATATTTGGATGATAAAACAGGGTAATGGCGGCATAACTATAATTGATCTTTTTAATGATCCTAATAAGCCCCCTGTGATTAGCGCTCTTAACATTACAACACATCTAGGGGGAATACTTGATTCAACTGCTTCAGGAGCACTTTAA
- a CDS encoding resolvase, protein MENIDSNISSEEELVGIDEVQKFLNRSRASVYRYTNTDLRNLNPSFNPRKLNPEFRTDQKDPLKFHPNEVARFAKDILRIKEVTVEVFNSPSSAAQNILAQILDELKSIRSLLEKE, encoded by the coding sequence ATGGAAAATATAGATTCCAATATTTCTAGTGAAGAGGAATTAGTAGGTATTGATGAAGTTCAAAAATTCCTAAATAGATCAAGAGCTTCTGTCTATAGGTATACAAATACAGATTTAAGAAATCTAAACCCTAGTTTTAATCCAAGAAAATTAAATCCCGAATTTCGGACTGATCAAAAAGATCCTTTAAAATTCCATCCTAATGAAGTAGCAAGATTTGCAAAAGATATTCTAAGAATAAAGGAAGTTACTGTAGAGGTCTTTAATTCACCTTCGTCAGCTGCTCAAAATATACTGGCGCAAATATTAGACGAACTAAAATCTATTAGGTCTTTGCTAGAAAAAGAGTAA
- a CDS encoding inorganic diphosphatase, which translates to MDLSSIPPSPMKGIVNIVVEIPAGSRNKYEYCSDAGIMALDRVLHSSVRYPFDYGFIPNTLAEDGAPLDAMVIMDEPTFAGCLIKARPIGVLDMHDCGAYDGKLLCVPMANPRQANIVSINQIAPNQLEDVAEFFRTSKGLDGRTVQIDGWRDFDVVENLLKSCMPLKKKNFKVLKKSNISKLN; encoded by the coding sequence ATGGACCTTAGTTCAATACCTCCATCTCCAATGAAGGGAATAGTAAATATTGTTGTTGAAATACCTGCAGGGAGTAGGAATAAATATGAATATTGCTCTGACGCAGGAATAATGGCCCTAGACAGAGTATTACATTCTTCAGTTAGGTACCCTTTTGATTATGGTTTTATCCCAAATACCCTTGCTGAAGATGGAGCTCCACTTGATGCAATGGTGATAATGGATGAACCTACTTTTGCGGGTTGTCTAATAAAAGCTAGACCTATTGGAGTTTTGGATATGCATGATTGTGGTGCATATGATGGCAAACTTTTATGTGTGCCTATGGCTAATCCTAGGCAGGCTAATATAGTGAGTATTAATCAAATTGCTCCTAATCAGCTTGAGGATGTTGCAGAATTTTTTAGAACAAGTAAAGGACTCGATGGAAGAACAGTTCAAATTGATGGTTGGAGGGATTTTGATGTAGTTGAAAATTTATTGAAAAGTTGTATGCCTCTAAAAAAGAAGAACTTTAAAGTACTTAAGAAATCAAATATTAGTAAATTAAATTGA
- a CDS encoding Spx/MgsR family RNA polymerase-binding regulatory protein produces MKKIIFYSYLKCSTCRKAAKWLESKDFEFQLIDIVKEPPLVNYLNLALEQYSDDKKRIFNTRGKAFKTLDLDIDRLSKEEIIQLLLSDGKLIKRPFLIYEGGKVILGFNEIEYAKQFI; encoded by the coding sequence TTGAAAAAAATAATTTTTTATAGTTATTTAAAATGCTCTACATGCCGAAAAGCTGCAAAGTGGCTTGAAAGCAAAGACTTTGAATTTCAGTTAATTGATATTGTAAAAGAACCTCCGCTTGTTAATTATTTAAATCTAGCCTTAGAGCAATACTCTGATGATAAGAAAAGGATTTTTAATACAAGAGGTAAAGCCTTTAAAACTCTTGATCTTGATATTGATCGTTTGTCAAAGGAAGAAATTATTCAACTTCTTTTAAGTGATGGCAAATTAATAAAAAGACCATTTTTGATTTACGAAGGGGGAAAAGTAATATTAGGTTTTAACGAAATTGAGTATGCAAAACAATTTATATAA